In a single window of the Nicotiana tomentosiformis chromosome 8, ASM39032v3, whole genome shotgun sequence genome:
- the LOC138897164 gene encoding uncharacterized protein, with protein MRCTKWSSWWKPDEKTHIAIPWISFLDLPPNFFGKDFVFSLANDVGRSLHIDLATQNGTIPSCAKVKVEVNLLAIFPQRIKIIEEEDETGPKESKWIKIKYDYMPKYCKTCKKQGHNEKECWIIHPELHKKFKEEGEDQNKEKAVVMQGEVIGTAAASTKVLASEKVRGKPAPSVTKNEWMQRRKNKYQRDSRVYIIDNEEVVSTEPTYDHRESTGKGATSNVAGTGKEEKNDPVKISNQFALLEKGEIEIQKQIKKEAVEKVLNKEKNEAKKANPSSIGKTSPENNEVQIMEKVAPNPTVIGI; from the coding sequence ATGAGATGCACCAAGTGGAGTTCATGGTGGAAGCCAGATGAGAAAACACATATTGCTATTCCATGGATATCATTTTTGGATCTCCCTCCTAACTTTTTTGGTAAGGACTTTGTGTTCTCGTTAGCTAATGATGTAGGCAGGTCTCTTCATATTGATTTGGCCACTCAAAATGGTACAATACCTAGCTGTGCTAAGGTCAAAGTTGAAGTAAACTTATTAGCTATATTTCCTCAAAGGATAAAAATtatagaagaagaagatgaaactgGCCCTAAGGAATCGAAATGGATTAAAATCAAATATGATTATATGCCTAAGTACTGTAAGACGTGTAAGAAGCAAGGGCATAATGAAAAGGAATGTTGGATTATTCATCCAGAGCTACATAAGAAGTTCAAAGAAGAGGGTGAGGATCAGAATAAGGAGAAGGCTGTTGTGATGCAAGGTGAGGTGATTGGGACTGCAGCTGCTTCAACAAAGGTATTGGCAAGTGAAAAAGTGAGGGGCAAACCTGCACCAAGTGTTACCAAGAATGAATGGATGCAAAGGAGAAAGAATAAATATCAACGAGATAGTAGAGTATACATAATCGATAATGAGGAGGTTGTGTCTACTGAGCCAACATATGATCACAGGGAGTCAACAGGAAAGGGGGCAACTAGTAATGTTGCTGGTACTggaaaagaagagaagaatgATCCAGTAAAAATAAGCAATCAATTTGCTTTGTTAGAAAAAGGTGAAATCGAGATACAAAAGCAAATAAAAAAGGAAGCTGTGGAAAAGGTGTTAAATAAGGAGAAGAATGAGGCAAAGAAGGCAAATCCTAGTTCTATTGGGAAAACTTCTCCGGAAAATAATGAAGTGCAAATTATGGAAAAGGTAGCTCCTAATCCTACTGTTATTGGGATTTAG